The following proteins are co-located in the Dyadobacter chenwenxiniae genome:
- a CDS encoding alkene reductase — protein sequence MKKLFLPFEKGTFRLKNHVVMAPMTRSRAINNLPNELMATYYKQRSGAGLIVTEGTSPSPEGLGYPRIPGVFSDEQVEGWKAVTAAVHAGGSKIFLQLMHTGRIAHVDNLPEGYHPVGLSDIRAAGEIFTDTEGPQQHSVPVPLDAAGIANLINDFVKAALNAMEAGFDGVELHGANGYILEQSLNPHINNRSDDFGGSIENRSRLTLQIVERIAGVIGAEKVGLRISPYSTLSDMPVYNEEDVHETYTYLATELNRLGIAYIHVSSNPGIPQKTHAAIRNAFFNTLIYCNGLTPETAEEKLQDASADLVAFGRSFLANPDFMRKMEIKAALNEVDYMTLYTPGEQGYIDYPESDD from the coding sequence ATGAAAAAGCTATTCCTGCCTTTTGAAAAAGGCACATTCCGGTTAAAAAATCATGTTGTCATGGCCCCGATGACCAGGAGCCGGGCGATAAATAATTTGCCCAATGAGCTGATGGCCACCTACTATAAGCAACGCTCGGGTGCAGGGCTGATCGTTACCGAAGGCACCTCGCCCAGCCCTGAAGGATTGGGATATCCGCGTATACCAGGTGTTTTTTCTGACGAACAGGTTGAGGGCTGGAAGGCAGTTACGGCTGCTGTACATGCTGGTGGGTCAAAGATATTCCTGCAATTGATGCATACAGGAAGGATTGCGCATGTTGATAATCTGCCCGAGGGATACCATCCGGTGGGCCTGTCAGATATTCGGGCAGCTGGAGAAATCTTCACCGATACCGAGGGCCCTCAGCAGCATTCAGTGCCTGTGCCTCTCGATGCGGCGGGTATTGCAAACCTAATTAACGACTTTGTGAAGGCTGCTTTAAACGCTATGGAAGCTGGATTTGACGGCGTTGAACTGCATGGCGCTAACGGATACATTCTCGAGCAATCCCTAAACCCTCATATCAATAACCGTTCAGACGATTTTGGCGGCAGTATAGAGAACCGCAGCCGCCTGACCTTGCAAATCGTTGAAAGGATTGCTGGTGTGATCGGTGCCGAAAAGGTCGGCCTGCGTATCTCGCCTTATTCAACATTGAGTGACATGCCCGTTTACAATGAAGAAGACGTGCATGAGACCTATACTTACCTCGCCACCGAATTAAACCGCCTCGGCATTGCCTACATTCACGTTTCCAGCAATCCAGGTATCCCACAGAAAACGCACGCAGCGATACGTAATGCATTTTTTAATACGCTGATCTATTGTAACGGGCTTACACCTGAAACTGCGGAAGAGAAACTTCAGGATGCATCGGCCGATCTGGTGGCATTCGGAAGAAGCTTTTTGGCCAACCCTGACTTCATGAGAAAAATGGAAATAAAAGCCGCCCTCAATGAGGTGGATTATATGACCCTTTACACACCTGGGGAGCAAGGATATATCGATTACCCGGAGTCGGACGACTAG
- a CDS encoding cupin domain-containing protein: protein MENEKKAPIARGPQEGSSVSVMGGTYRTLISGKDTHGAFAAIDMLIPPGSGPGPHAHPDFEECFYVIDGEVEVKSEMGTYVAVKGSYINIPKGGVVHSFKNKTENNAHLLCTVIPAGLEQFFEEVGQPVENGHFLPIPAMNEAFVKHLQQVAQQYGQQVFAPDFLG from the coding sequence ATGGAAAACGAAAAAAAAGCTCCGATTGCCCGTGGTCCCCAGGAAGGCAGCAGTGTTTCAGTCATGGGCGGCACTTACAGGACACTGATTAGCGGAAAAGACACCCATGGTGCATTTGCTGCTATTGATATGCTCATACCACCGGGCAGCGGTCCCGGGCCACATGCGCATCCCGATTTTGAGGAGTGCTTTTATGTGATCGACGGGGAAGTCGAGGTGAAGTCGGAGATGGGCACTTATGTTGCAGTGAAGGGTTCATACATTAATATCCCCAAAGGCGGCGTAGTCCATAGCTTTAAAAATAAAACTGAAAATAACGCGCACTTGCTGTGCACTGTAATACCGGCGGGGTTGGAGCAGTTTTTTGAAGAGGTCGGCCAGCCCGTTGAAAATGGTCATTTTTTGCCAATACCAGCTATGAATGAGGCGTTTGTCAAACATTTACAGCAGGTTGCGCAGCAGTATGGACAGCAAGTGTTTGCGCCAGACTTTCTTGGATGA
- a CDS encoding bifunctional helix-turn-helix transcriptional regulator/GNAT family N-acetyltransferase → MEFFEKAGAMAIGSRLRVLTDRITDDASDIYKLYDIDLHPKWFPVFYVLSTGEEKTITGIAQEIGHSHPSVSKIISEMTMNGLIQERKDDLDGRRNMVSLSEKGRSYLERIQFQYKDVENAIHGITAQATHNLWKAVEEWEFLLMQKSLLRRVTEQKKARESNDVQIVNYEPKYAQAFKALNEQWISSYFVMEEADYKSLNDPEGYILQNGGLILVALYHHQPVGVCALIKMNDGEYDFELAKMAVSPAVQGKNIGWLLGNAALARASEMNAKKVYLESNTILKPAINLYHKLGFQKIAGQPTPYERCNIQMAVDISNRNPSK, encoded by the coding sequence ATGGAATTTTTTGAAAAGGCTGGTGCTATGGCGATAGGGAGCCGTTTAAGGGTGCTGACAGATCGGATAACAGATGATGCATCTGACATTTATAAGTTATATGATATTGATTTGCACCCTAAATGGTTTCCTGTATTCTATGTTTTATCGACAGGGGAGGAAAAGACAATAACAGGTATTGCACAGGAAATCGGGCACTCTCATCCTTCGGTGAGTAAGATCATCAGCGAGATGACAATGAATGGGCTGATCCAGGAAAGAAAGGATGACTTGGACGGCAGACGGAACATGGTCAGCCTCTCGGAGAAGGGTAGGAGCTATTTGGAACGGATTCAGTTTCAATATAAGGATGTTGAAAATGCAATCCACGGCATAACAGCACAGGCCACCCATAACCTTTGGAAAGCAGTTGAAGAATGGGAGTTCTTACTCATGCAGAAATCTTTGCTGCGAAGGGTGACCGAGCAGAAGAAGGCCAGGGAAAGTAATGACGTCCAAATTGTAAACTATGAGCCTAAGTATGCTCAGGCCTTCAAAGCGTTGAATGAACAGTGGATTTCTTCCTATTTTGTGATGGAGGAAGCTGACTATAAATCTTTGAATGACCCTGAAGGCTATATACTTCAAAATGGCGGTTTGATCCTGGTCGCATTGTATCATCACCAGCCCGTCGGCGTTTGCGCTTTGATTAAAATGAATGACGGTGAATATGACTTTGAACTCGCAAAAATGGCGGTTTCTCCTGCTGTCCAGGGTAAAAATATCGGTTGGCTATTGGGTAATGCAGCGCTAGCGCGGGCAAGTGAAATGAATGCAAAGAAGGTATATCTTGAAAGCAACACCATACTTAAACCGGCCATTAATCTCTATCACAAGCTTGGTTTTCAGAAAATTGCAGGTCAACCAACACCCTATGAGCGATGCAACATCCAAATGGCTGTTGATATCAGCAACCGTAATCCATCTAAGTAG
- a CDS encoding pirin family protein, whose product MKTQILKSTDRGQIQNAVFEGRTLFSNGMSSSMLPQSFGALYVFNDDVLYPKSHLGMHPHKNVEIITLMISGTESHRDTLGAREEYRAGDVQLISSGKGLQHEGGNVSDSENARHLQIWVAPRQLDLMPSVQVLKSGHGFDGLQEKLMVSPNGAQDSLTIQQDVWMYQINIPNHSPHSYQINNPGNGVLAYVLRGEVTINDIEVQKEDTVFISEAELFSIKSQSDSSEIILIETIL is encoded by the coding sequence ATGAAAACCCAAATATTGAAATCCACCGACCGTGGTCAGATACAGAATGCAGTATTTGAAGGCCGGACGTTGTTCAGCAACGGAATGTCCAGCTCTATGCTACCTCAAAGTTTCGGCGCACTTTATGTCTTTAACGACGATGTCCTATACCCAAAAAGCCACCTGGGCATGCACCCGCACAAGAACGTAGAAATTATCACACTGATGATTTCCGGCACAGAATCACATCGGGATACGCTTGGCGCGCGCGAAGAATACCGTGCTGGCGATGTGCAATTAATCAGCAGCGGTAAAGGGCTGCAACATGAAGGCGGCAATGTTTCGGATTCAGAAAATGCCCGGCATTTGCAGATATGGGTAGCTCCTCGCCAGTTAGATCTGATGCCTTCGGTGCAGGTCTTAAAATCAGGACACGGATTTGATGGTTTACAAGAAAAACTAATGGTTTCTCCGAATGGGGCCCAGGATTCATTAACCATCCAACAGGATGTTTGGATGTACCAGATAAATATACCAAATCATAGTCCCCACAGCTATCAAATAAATAACCCTGGAAACGGGGTATTGGCTTATGTACTTCGGGGAGAGGTTACTATCAACGACATTGAAGTGCAGAAAGAGGATACTGTTTTTATCAGTGAAGCTGAGCTATTCAGCATCAAATCTCAATCAGACAGTTCAGAAATCATCCTGATTGAAACCATTCTTTAA
- a CDS encoding winged helix-turn-helix transcriptional regulator yields MEQISKLECGRNRMAVRDTLDLIGGKWKVLILLTLNERPYRFKALAQEIGISPRMLSRELQDMEQNKLLDRTVIDAKPIGVEYSITDYGRTFGQIIEAMRDWGLNHRKEIFQ; encoded by the coding sequence ATGGAGCAAATAAGCAAACTAGAATGCGGCCGCAATAGAATGGCTGTACGGGACACGCTCGATCTGATCGGGGGCAAATGGAAAGTTTTGATCTTATTGACCCTAAACGAGCGGCCATATCGTTTCAAAGCACTCGCACAGGAGATAGGCATTTCGCCCCGGATGCTTTCAAGGGAATTACAGGATATGGAACAAAACAAGCTCCTGGATCGCACGGTAATCGATGCCAAACCAATTGGAGTCGAGTATTCCATTACTGATTACGGGCGCACCTTCGGGCAGATTATAGAAGCCATGCGGGACTGGGGACTAAACCATCGGAAGGAAATATTTCAGTAG
- a CDS encoding response regulator, whose amino-acid sequence MNERILIVEDDFIVAGDLASMVENAGYHVCATTDTVRSAKEAIEKHRPTWVLLDIFLQDDSLGTDLAPYLQEKGIGFIYISANTNQSVLETAKATQPYGFLVKPFREKDLLLMLEIARGKHASILELSAQRESFLQQSLWSLADEYTPHINKLDRTPAAFQSVIPFDLMVYNFQPYGQDEASAEAFQRIGYSEYQALSGVRIQTSDSSEEFGSIENDGEVAASAKVIQGVSFTLTADVEFSKKKQLLNGDFR is encoded by the coding sequence ATGAATGAACGGATTTTAATAGTTGAGGACGACTTTATTGTCGCCGGTGATCTTGCCAGCATGGTAGAAAATGCGGGCTATCATGTATGTGCAACAACCGACACCGTAAGATCAGCAAAAGAAGCGATTGAGAAACATCGTCCAACATGGGTCTTGCTTGACATATTTTTACAAGACGATTCATTAGGGACTGATCTGGCACCATATCTACAGGAGAAGGGCATTGGGTTTATATACATCTCTGCAAACACAAATCAAAGTGTTTTGGAAACGGCAAAGGCAACCCAACCTTACGGTTTCCTGGTGAAGCCTTTCCGGGAAAAAGACCTGCTGCTCATGCTGGAAATAGCGCGTGGTAAACATGCCAGCATTCTTGAATTGTCAGCCCAACGCGAGTCATTCCTTCAGCAGAGCCTTTGGTCGTTAGCAGATGAATATACGCCTCACATCAATAAGCTCGACAGGACCCCGGCTGCCTTTCAGTCCGTAATACCGTTTGACCTGATGGTTTACAATTTTCAACCTTATGGACAGGATGAGGCATCTGCCGAGGCGTTTCAGAGAATCGGTTACAGTGAATATCAGGCTTTATCAGGGGTTCGAATTCAGACTTCCGATAGTTCCGAGGAATTTGGAAGTATTGAAAATGACGGGGAAGTTGCGGCTAGTGCAAAAGTGATCCAAGGCGTTTCTTTCACTTTGACTGCTGATGTTGAATTTTCGAAGAAAAAGCAGTTATTGAATGGCGATTTCCGGTAA
- a CDS encoding sigma-54 interaction domain-containing protein: MLQLWFFSKNQDSYDRSHEKLLCRSEKVIYRLFKQLSHKPLDRSPDVPRRAVTVQPPRSNIKFEGIVGHSTPLLEVLDQVKLVATTNVTVLILGESGTGKEKIAYNVHLLSSRKSKPFITINCAAMPADLIESELFGHEKGAFTGANERRIGKLEAANGGTVFLDEIGELPLESQVKLLRFLQEKHFERIGSSKTINVDIRIIAATNRNLEKEVGEGRFRLDLFYRLNVYPVTLPPLRERGEDILILAKHFIEKTATALGRKIIPEFSARVLRQLSEYQWPGNIRELEHLMERTLIKTQGQIIDSVELPTATSGKSFSSTEADASKTLQQVETEHILSVLKRCNGRVNGTGGAAEILGMPPSTLNSKMKKLGIKRTSSYGN; encoded by the coding sequence GTGCTGCAACTCTGGTTTTTTAGCAAAAATCAGGACAGCTATGACCGTTCTCACGAAAAGCTGTTATGCAGGTCGGAGAAGGTCATTTACCGTCTGTTCAAGCAACTCTCTCATAAACCTTTGGATAGAAGTCCGGATGTTCCGCGCCGTGCTGTAACTGTGCAGCCTCCCAGATCCAATATTAAGTTTGAAGGAATAGTTGGTCACAGCACCCCGTTACTTGAAGTTCTTGATCAGGTAAAATTAGTTGCAACTACAAATGTGACTGTGCTGATCTTGGGGGAAAGCGGGACCGGTAAAGAAAAAATAGCCTACAATGTTCACCTGCTTTCATCGAGAAAATCAAAGCCTTTCATAACAATCAATTGTGCAGCAATGCCAGCGGATCTGATTGAATCAGAACTTTTTGGTCACGAAAAGGGCGCTTTCACAGGCGCTAACGAAAGGCGTATAGGGAAGTTGGAAGCTGCCAACGGCGGAACAGTCTTCCTGGATGAGATCGGTGAGTTGCCGCTTGAGTCACAGGTTAAATTGTTAAGATTTTTACAGGAAAAACATTTCGAACGCATAGGAAGCAGTAAGACGATCAATGTTGATATACGCATTATCGCCGCAACGAACCGCAATCTGGAAAAAGAGGTGGGGGAAGGCCGGTTCCGACTCGATCTATTCTATCGCCTGAATGTCTATCCGGTTACGCTTCCGCCTTTGAGAGAGCGGGGCGAAGACATTTTAATACTTGCTAAACATTTTATTGAAAAGACTGCAACTGCTTTGGGAAGAAAAATCATTCCTGAATTCAGCGCACGCGTGCTAAGGCAATTGTCAGAATATCAGTGGCCCGGGAACATTCGTGAATTGGAACATTTGATGGAACGTACCCTGATCAAAACACAGGGGCAAATTATTGACAGCGTAGAGCTGCCAACAGCGACTTCAGGCAAATCCTTTTCATCAACAGAAGCCGATGCCAGTAAAACCCTCCAGCAGGTTGAAACAGAACACATTTTATCAGTGCTGAAGAGGTGCAACGGGAGGGTAAATGGCACCGGAGGAGCCGCAGAAATCCTTGGCATGCCGCCAAGCACACTCAATTCTAAAATGAAAAAACTCGGAATCAAGAGAACATCCAGCTACGGAAACTGA
- a CDS encoding alpha/beta hydrolase fold domain-containing protein has translation MTDSKLTSYVLTGILYLLQPEANAQKIADSTMVKINKERAFYETLGKVYPPDTSITIAESSIAGIKSYWFNQKMIEQKRIIIYLHGGVYALGSINSYKPMVSHLAGALNLPILFIEYSLAPEHPYPTAKNEVLKVYTELRKKYPDFHITIIGDSAGGGLSVTLVHDCIESNVPLPNALALISPWIDLKTSNNSYLIKQSVDPILSKNMLHEHAEMYAHNDLKKADPSELKFKKFPPVFLLVGTDEVLNDDSKNFYKVIKPIQKNTKLKEYNGQKHVWLFSDIHSNESIAAIKDIQDFLSAN, from the coding sequence ATGACAGATTCAAAACTAACGTCCTACGTTCTGACCGGGATTCTCTATCTATTGCAGCCAGAGGCAAATGCGCAAAAGATTGCGGATAGCACTATGGTAAAAATCAATAAGGAGAGAGCCTTTTATGAAACGCTGGGTAAAGTTTATCCACCTGATACTTCAATTACAATTGCCGAATCATCCATTGCAGGAATTAAGAGTTACTGGTTCAATCAGAAAATGATAGAACAGAAACGAATCATTATTTACCTGCATGGCGGTGTATATGCATTGGGAAGTATTAACTCATATAAGCCAATGGTTAGCCATTTGGCAGGGGCCTTAAATTTACCCATTCTTTTTATCGAATATTCCTTGGCGCCGGAACACCCATATCCGACTGCAAAAAATGAAGTGCTCAAAGTCTACACCGAGTTAAGAAAAAAATACCCTGACTTCCATATCACAATTATAGGTGATAGTGCCGGAGGCGGTTTGTCTGTAACATTGGTACATGACTGCATTGAGTCAAATGTACCATTGCCAAACGCCTTGGCATTAATTTCACCCTGGATTGACTTAAAAACTAGTAACAATTCGTATTTGATAAAGCAATCGGTTGATCCAATTTTAAGTAAGAATATGCTGCATGAACATGCTGAAATGTATGCTCACAACGACTTAAAGAAAGCAGATCCAAGCGAATTGAAATTCAAAAAGTTTCCTCCGGTATTTTTATTGGTCGGAACGGATGAAGTACTAAATGATGATTCAAAAAATTTCTATAAAGTGATAAAGCCTATCCAAAAAAATACAAAACTGAAAGAATATAACGGTCAAAAACATGTTTGGTTGTTTTCGGATATTCATTCCAATGAATCGATAGCTGCTATAAAGGATATCCAAGACTTTTTATCTGCAAATTAA
- a CDS encoding tetratricopeptide repeat-containing sensor histidine kinase: MESIQYRSILKIPALIRAIGICTYLCLTFFVANAQSISKDSTKQLLAGLRREQPDSLKIKSLIHLGNYIADKEGAGKQQIDSAAVFYNKGLKLARTIRSLKWGNKCLRAITKNNYNGRYDTTGAHLQYTNLISSFRRAGDVAGEAECWADFGELLIDHAKSFSEALVCFERQKQLYQKINDKLGENRALKQISLVHRQQGQLKEALEEMTRAYSFFRISNNLKEQVSCEIQLANIYWKLGNTQQALYFNSEALKTAKSIKDDYWMVIATNSLGRQYYDLKMYAEALPHLESSLAFTKKLNSRYNYSIALLSVIDNRVKLGKTQGLLRYLTTADQVMPAVNDMDKLNIYCAYGLVYQSMQNPVEAEKWFLKTIETFDKLEKKKAFGSYGQLFMQTYYKSIGDFYMSEAKFQKARLYFEKLEQLSPKVKTPLSESEIQIALYKIDSASGKYINSIRHLQNYNQIHDSLYNANSANQIANLKARYLADQRAKDLVIMKGRQKSQAMIVKNANLQRDITLAGIITVSLLAGLSYWAYRKKQYVYSKLELQGAQIDDQNVSLRKLLEEKETLLTEKDWLIKEVHHRVKNNLQLITSLLNQQSASSRQTDVLEAIKISRNRIQAISLIHLKLSNGSNLASLNIRSYVSELINNLQDAFNPSSQLIKFTTSIEPIQIELAQAIPIGLILNEAITNSIKYAFDATGSEISITLQHVTSTQVMLQIADNGRGIPASIDPTSASSLGFKIMRALSAQLRGDLRIENKEGTLITIQFPLKKLKDYGNTGFGSVSQN; the protein is encoded by the coding sequence ATGGAGTCAATACAATACAGGTCCATATTGAAAATCCCGGCATTGATCCGTGCGATAGGGATTTGTACCTATTTGTGTCTGACCTTTTTTGTGGCAAATGCTCAAAGCATTTCGAAGGATTCAACAAAGCAATTATTAGCAGGACTGCGCAGGGAGCAACCTGATTCTTTGAAGATCAAGTCACTCATTCATCTGGGTAATTACATTGCCGATAAAGAAGGGGCAGGCAAGCAGCAAATTGACAGCGCAGCGGTATTTTACAACAAAGGTTTAAAGCTGGCCAGAACAATCCGTTCGCTTAAATGGGGGAATAAATGTCTGCGGGCGATTACAAAGAACAATTATAATGGGCGGTATGATACGACCGGTGCCCACCTTCAGTACACGAACCTAATAAGCAGTTTCCGCCGTGCCGGTGATGTTGCCGGCGAGGCCGAATGCTGGGCAGATTTCGGGGAACTCCTGATCGATCATGCAAAAAGCTTTTCGGAAGCGCTGGTATGTTTTGAACGGCAAAAGCAACTATATCAAAAGATCAATGACAAGCTGGGTGAAAACCGTGCATTAAAACAAATCAGTCTGGTACACAGGCAACAGGGTCAGCTTAAAGAGGCATTGGAGGAAATGACCAGGGCGTATTCATTTTTTAGAATATCCAACAATCTCAAAGAACAAGTGAGTTGTGAAATCCAATTGGCGAATATTTATTGGAAATTGGGGAACACGCAACAAGCTTTATATTTCAATTCCGAAGCTTTAAAAACAGCCAAATCAATCAAAGACGATTATTGGATGGTAATCGCCACCAATTCATTGGGCAGGCAGTATTATGACTTGAAAATGTATGCCGAAGCTTTACCCCATTTAGAAAGCTCATTGGCTTTTACAAAAAAATTGAACTCGCGCTATAACTACTCCATTGCGCTGCTAAGTGTCATTGATAATCGGGTTAAGCTCGGCAAAACCCAGGGATTACTGCGCTATCTCACGACTGCTGATCAGGTGATGCCAGCCGTAAATGATATGGACAAGTTAAATATATATTGCGCCTACGGTTTGGTATACCAGTCAATGCAAAATCCTGTGGAAGCTGAAAAGTGGTTTTTAAAAACGATAGAAACGTTTGATAAATTAGAGAAAAAGAAAGCCTTCGGAAGTTACGGTCAATTATTTATGCAGACCTATTATAAGTCTATTGGAGATTTCTATATGAGCGAAGCGAAGTTTCAAAAAGCGAGGCTCTACTTTGAAAAGCTTGAGCAGCTTTCTCCGAAAGTCAAAACACCCCTATCGGAAAGTGAAATTCAGATCGCATTGTATAAAATAGATTCGGCGTCAGGAAAATATATAAATAGTATCAGGCATTTACAAAATTATAATCAAATCCACGATTCATTATATAATGCCAATTCAGCAAATCAAATCGCAAATCTAAAAGCAAGATATCTGGCTGATCAGCGGGCGAAAGATCTGGTGATTATGAAAGGCAGACAAAAATCACAGGCAATGATTGTGAAGAATGCGAATTTACAACGAGACATCACCCTTGCCGGTATTATAACCGTGTCGCTTCTTGCCGGTCTGTCATATTGGGCTTACAGGAAAAAACAATATGTATATAGCAAGCTTGAACTTCAAGGCGCCCAAATAGATGACCAAAATGTGTCGCTAAGGAAACTTTTGGAAGAAAAAGAAACATTGCTGACTGAAAAGGACTGGCTGATTAAAGAAGTGCATCATCGCGTTAAGAACAATCTTCAGCTCATTACAAGTTTGCTTAATCAACAGTCTGCGTCCTCCCGGCAAACAGATGTATTAGAGGCGATAAAGATCAGCAGAAACCGAATCCAGGCGATTTCACTCATTCATTTAAAACTTTCCAATGGCAGTAACCTGGCTAGCCTTAATATACGGTCGTATGTTTCAGAACTTATAAACAACTTACAGGACGCATTTAATCCGTCTTCACAACTTATTAAATTCACAACGTCGATCGAGCCAATCCAGATAGAACTTGCACAGGCAATTCCAATCGGTCTTATTCTTAATGAAGCGATTACCAATAGTATTAAATATGCATTTGATGCTACCGGCAGTGAAATTTCCATCACCCTCCAACATGTCACATCCACACAGGTCATGCTTCAAATTGCTGATAATGGCAGAGGCATTCCCGCGAGTATCGACCCAACCAGTGCATCGTCATTAGGCTTCAAGATTATGCGTGCGTTAAGCGCCCAACTAAGGGGCGATCTTCGCATTGAGAATAAGGAAGGCACTCTGATAACGATTCAATTTCCGTTAAAAAAATTGAAGGACTACGGAAATACTGGCTTTGGTAGCGTGTCTCAGAATTAG
- a CDS encoding helix-turn-helix domain-containing protein, which translates to MTFSFSATPDFDFLTSFARHIRAEVHDNVLEIPKHLGHGYIRKIVFGPDFEITLHQFLLKEDLIIRRNASAIASDLITVFFYSNDQPLAITYNNNPQVLFSGRDNSAIQVTSNDLSSVICFPAQRLINYMVIAIRPASLKEFISVDKPSSVLEIITGNGSSFLFFENMAAEPKLLLKNMIAIDMGDMLSNFYVRIKVQELLYHVFYKLSLREHANQAINSADISRLLYIRDEIVRDLSKPPVLRELSQIAAMSETKLKSLFKQTYGTTIYNYFQQARMEEAAFLLKKGKRSVAQVGYDIGFTNLSHFSRLFERHYGQNPKRFSYS; encoded by the coding sequence ATGACATTTAGTTTTTCAGCTACTCCTGATTTTGATTTTCTTACCTCTTTTGCCCGTCACATTCGAGCCGAAGTGCATGACAATGTTCTTGAAATACCTAAGCATTTGGGGCACGGCTATATCCGTAAGATCGTGTTCGGCCCCGATTTCGAAATAACCCTCCATCAATTTCTATTAAAAGAAGACTTAATTATCCGTCGAAATGCATCGGCAATAGCCAGCGATCTAATAACCGTTTTCTTTTACAGTAACGACCAACCCCTTGCAATTACTTATAACAACAACCCGCAAGTCCTATTTTCCGGGCGGGACAATTCAGCTATTCAGGTTACGTCTAATGACCTCAGTTCGGTCATATGCTTTCCGGCTCAAAGACTTATTAATTATATGGTCATTGCCATTAGGCCGGCCAGTTTAAAGGAATTTATTTCCGTTGATAAACCCAGCTCAGTACTTGAAATAATCACAGGTAATGGTAGTTCTTTTCTTTTTTTTGAAAATATGGCGGCGGAACCAAAGTTGTTGCTCAAAAACATGATTGCCATAGACATGGGCGATATGCTGAGCAACTTTTATGTGCGGATCAAGGTGCAAGAATTGCTGTATCACGTTTTCTACAAATTATCCCTGCGTGAACATGCCAATCAGGCGATTAACAGTGCCGACATCAGCAGGCTGCTTTACATTCGGGACGAGATTGTCCGCGATCTGAGTAAGCCTCCTGTCTTGCGCGAATTATCGCAGATCGCTGCCATGAGCGAAACCAAGCTTAAAAGTTTATTCAAGCAAACTTACGGCACTACGATATACAATTATTTCCAACAAGCAAGAATGGAGGAGGCGGCCTTCCTGTTGAAAAAAGGGAAACGCTCCGTAGCGCAGGTTGGCTATGACATTGGCTTTACCAATTTGAGCCATTTTAGCCGATTATTTGAAAGACATTATGGACAAAACCCCAAGCGATTTTCCTATTCATAA